GCCAGCGAACCGAAGCGCGACCGGCACTGAGTTGGATGGATGCGCTCCCGACATTTGGTACACCTTGCAACGCCTCGCGAACCTGGCGCGCGCAATTATTACACGTCATCCCGCCGACCTGGAGATCGGTGATAACTGCGTTGGAGTGCCCATTGGCATGGTGGTGGTGATCCATAAACCCGGCACAGTGTAAACGAGAACGCCGAATTCGTCTAATACCGGGATGGACACGACTCAGCGGTTAAAATTGGGACGGAACATTCCCCCGCGCTGCCACCTCATACCCCTGCTGGCATTCTGCCATGAGTCACGTTAAGATTCGTCATGTTCATTACGGGAATAGGCACGGCTGCGCCACCGCAGTCCTATAAACAAACTGAAGCCTGGGCCGCCCTACAGGCCTCGCAACCATTTTCCCGGCTCACTCCGCGCTCCCACGCCATCCTCCGAAAAATCCTCACCGGCAACAACGGCATCGAGACCCGCCACCTCGCGCTCGATTCCCTCCACGATGTCTTCGAGACGAACCCCGACATCCTCCACGCGCGCTTCGCCAAACACGGCCCGCTCCTCGCCACCCAGGCCGCCGAACACGCCTTGCGCGATGCCCAAATTTCCGTCAGCGAAATAGACGCCCTCCTCGTCAGCACCTGCACCGGTTACCTTTGCCCCGGCCTCACCAGTTACGTCAGCGAACGCCTTGGCCTCCGCACCGATGCCCTCCTTCTCGACCTTGTCGGCCAGGGCTGTGGCGCGGCTTTGCCAAATCTTCGCACCGCTGAGGCCTTGCTCGTGTCCGGCAAATGTAAACGCGTCCTGTCCGTCTGCGTCGAAATTTGCAGCGCCGCTTTTTACATTGATGACGATCCCGGCGTGCTCGTCAGCGCGTGCCTCTTCGGCGATGGCGCCGGTGCCGCCGTTCTTTCCAACGAACCCGCTCCGCACCAGCGCCCAATCCAATGGCTCGCCTCACGCACGCAGCTTTCCGCCGCGGACCGCGACCTGCTTCGCTTCGAGCAAAAAAATGGCATGCTGCGAAATATTCTCAGCGCCAAAGTGCCGCCGCTCGCCGCGCAATTCGCCGCCGACGTTCTCGATGCCACCCTCGCCGATGCCCGCCTCACCCGCTCCGACATCGCCGCCTGGATCTGGCACGCGGGCGGGCGCGATGTCCTAACCGCCTTGCAGGAACGCCTCAGCCTCACCGCCGACCAGGTCTGCTGGAGCGCGAATATCCTCCGCGAATTCGGCAACGTCAGCAGCCCCTGTGTTTATTTCGTCCTGCAAGCCGCGCTCGCCGACGCCGCGCCCGCCGGCCACTGGTGGCTCTCATCGTTCGGCGCCGGTTTCAGTTGTCACGGCGCGCTTCTAAAAGTCGGATAATTTCCCCGCGCATGCAACGAATCATCGAACCCGAATGGCTCGACGAATTGCCGCCGGACGACCCGCAAGCCATCGCTTCCCGCCGCGACCTCCGCCGCCTCAATCGCATCATGGGCAACGCGGCGACCTTGCGCCAATTATTGGATTCCGCTCCGCATCCACCCCGGCGAATTGTCGAACTCGGCTCCGGCGATGGCACGCTCATGCTTCGGCTCGCGCAATTTTTTTCCCGCAAATGGCCGCGCGTCGAAGTCATCCTTGTGGACCGCCAATCCGCTGTGACCAATGAAACTCGCCGTGCCTTTGAAACTCTCGGCTGGCCCTTGCAAACCATCTCCGCCGACATTTTCGATTGGCTCAAAACTCCCGCCAGCGAACCCGCCGACGCCATGTTCGCCAATCTTTTCCTTCATCACTTTCGCG
The Verrucomicrobiia bacterium genome window above contains:
- a CDS encoding methyltransferase domain-containing protein, whose translation is MQRIIEPEWLDELPPDDPQAIASRRDLRRLNRIMGNAATLRQLLDSAPHPPRRIVELGSGDGTLMLRLAQFFSRKWPRVEVILVDRQSAVTNETRRAFETLGWPLQTISADIFDWLKTPASEPADAMFANLFLHHFRAAQLTELFALAARRTHLFAACEPLRAQLPLTFSRLVGLIGCNAVTRHDAVLSVRAGFAGNELSTLWPASNDWQLREQPAQLFTHTFLAKKISCANPHDKILAPDSPRKNFAPPDRP
- a CDS encoding 3-oxoacyl-[acyl-carrier-protein] synthase III C-terminal domain-containing protein, whose protein sequence is MFITGIGTAAPPQSYKQTEAWAALQASQPFSRLTPRSHAILRKILTGNNGIETRHLALDSLHDVFETNPDILHARFAKHGPLLATQAAEHALRDAQISVSEIDALLVSTCTGYLCPGLTSYVSERLGLRTDALLLDLVGQGCGAALPNLRTAEALLVSGKCKRVLSVCVEICSAAFYIDDDPGVLVSACLFGDGAGAAVLSNEPAPHQRPIQWLASRTQLSAADRDLLRFEQKNGMLRNILSAKVPPLAAQFAADVLDATLADARLTRSDIAAWIWHAGGRDVLTALQERLSLTADQVCWSANILREFGNVSSPCVYFVLQAALADAAPAGHWWLSSFGAGFSCHGALLKVG